In Fusobacterium massiliense, a single window of DNA contains:
- the glmL gene encoding methylaspartate mutase accessory protein GlmL, with protein sequence MKKIYMTIDFGSTYTKLTAIDIDEKEILATSRAMTTIKTDVTLGYKEAEKIIFNDLDKKIGKNNYEIIKRVACSSAAGGLKIVAIGLVPELTTEAAKKAALSSGARVMKTYGFFLDENKIEELRKTDYDIILLTGGTNGGNREYILENASILAKSNLNKPIVVAGNEEAKGEIVDIFEKNGIEYYLTENVMPVVNKINVEPVREIIRMVFMKNIVKAKGMENVQKIVGNIIMPTPTAVLKAAEVFFEFQNEDKDKSSLLVVDIGGATTDVHSIGKGLPDNNSVQIKGMEEPYSKRTVEGDLGMRYSAMALYEATTLNKIRTHLGTKDSKVDIRENFIYRQNNPQFVSEIQEDVEFDEMMAKICVEIAINRHVGILECVYSPMGTIFAQSGKDLRNAKYVVGTGGAIINSRNPIKILEQSLFEEDTLMLKPKYPKFLVDKKYIMSSMGLLGNDYRDVAYEIMKKYLIEV encoded by the coding sequence GAAGTACCTATACTAAACTCACAGCAATAGATATAGATGAAAAAGAAATACTAGCCACATCTAGAGCCATGACAACAATAAAAACAGATGTTACATTGGGTTATAAAGAAGCAGAAAAGATTATTTTTAATGACTTAGATAAGAAAATTGGAAAAAATAATTATGAAATTATAAAAAGAGTAGCCTGTTCCTCAGCAGCAGGAGGATTAAAAATAGTGGCAATAGGTTTAGTTCCAGAGTTAACGACAGAAGCAGCAAAAAAAGCTGCCTTAAGTTCTGGGGCCAGAGTTATGAAAACTTATGGTTTTTTTCTAGACGAAAACAAGATTGAAGAGTTAAGAAAAACAGACTATGATATTATTTTATTAACAGGTGGAACTAACGGTGGGAATAGAGAATATATTTTAGAAAATGCTTCAATTTTAGCTAAAAGTAATTTAAATAAACCTATCGTTGTGGCTGGAAACGAAGAAGCAAAAGGGGAAATAGTAGATATTTTTGAAAAAAATGGAATTGAATACTATTTAACTGAAAATGTTATGCCTGTTGTAAATAAGATAAACGTTGAGCCCGTTAGAGAAATAATTAGAATGGTTTTTATGAAAAATATTGTAAAAGCCAAAGGAATGGAAAATGTTCAAAAAATAGTTGGTAATATAATAATGCCAACACCTACTGCAGTATTGAAAGCAGCAGAAGTATTTTTTGAATTTCAAAATGAAGATAAGGACAAAAGTTCTCTATTGGTTGTAGATATTGGAGGAGCCACTACTGATGTTCATTCTATTGGAAAAGGCTTACCTGATAATAATAGTGTTCAGATAAAGGGTATGGAAGAGCCGTATTCTAAAAGAACCGTTGAAGGAGACCTTGGCATGAGATATTCAGCTATGGCACTCTATGAAGCAACAACTTTAAATAAAATAAGAACACATTTAGGAACTAAGGATTCTAAAGTAGATATAAGAGAAAATTTTATATATAGGCAAAACAATCCTCAATTTGTTTCAGAAATTCAAGAAGATGTTGAATTTGATGAGATGATGGCAAAGATTTGTGTGGAGATAGCAATTAACAGACATGTAGGAATTTTAGAATGTGTATACTCACCTATGGGAACTATATTTGCTCAGAGTGGTAAAGATCTTAGAAATGCAAAATATGTTGTAGGTACAGGAGGAGCAATAATTAATAGTAGAAATCCAATAAAAATATTGGAACAATCTCTTTTTGAAGAGGATACACTAATGCTAAAACCAAAGTATCCTAAATTTTTAGTAGATAAAAAATATATTATGTCATCTATGGGATTATTGGGAAATGACTATAGAGATGTAGCATATGAAATTATGAAAAAATATTTGATTGAAGTGTAG
- a CDS encoding methylaspartate mutase subunit E: protein MSIVFKQIEEDIFLENREKFLDKHKNFDNFDLETAIRFHKSLSETKNFSQKIKKMKKIGKKLIQAYTKETLLEDIIENLENLSKVGQADILSIIIDSHTRENNYENAKRGLEDSMKANKSLLNGFPLITYGVKLCRKIVNDTEVPIQIKHSSQDARLLAEMSFLSGFSSLDGGGISHNIPFSKSVQVKSSIEKWRYVDRLVGYYEERGVHINREIYSPLTATLIPPSISNSIQILETLLAVEQGVKNISIGVAQYGNIIQDIASLQALREQVAEYLEKFSFKDIEINTIFNQWIGGFPNDEMKSYSLISYGATVGAFSKADRIFVKNPEEYNKNSLSNTMINSLFLTRAILEIEECQDIKFNEEILFEKELIKKETKSIIEKIFSLSENSSLEDGISRAFEEGIIDIPFAPSKYNLGKVMPARDLEGMIRYLDIGNLPFDNEIKNIHLEKLKARAEKEKRELDFQMTIEDIFASSEGKLLKNK, encoded by the coding sequence ATGTCTATTGTATTCAAGCAGATTGAAGAAGACATATTTTTAGAAAATAGAGAAAAATTTTTAGATAAGCATAAAAATTTTGATAATTTTGATTTAGAAACAGCTATAAGATTTCATAAGTCTTTATCAGAAACAAAAAATTTTTCTCAGAAAATAAAAAAGATGAAGAAAATAGGTAAAAAATTAATACAGGCCTATACTAAAGAAACATTATTAGAAGATATAATAGAGAATTTGGAAAATTTAAGTAAAGTAGGACAAGCAGATATTCTTTCAATAATTATTGATTCCCATACAAGAGAGAATAATTATGAAAATGCTAAAAGAGGATTAGAAGACTCTATGAAAGCAAATAAAAGTCTTTTAAATGGTTTTCCACTTATAACTTATGGAGTAAAATTATGTAGAAAAATAGTGAATGATACAGAGGTTCCTATACAGATAAAACATAGTTCACAAGATGCAAGGCTTTTAGCTGAAATGTCTTTTTTGAGTGGATTTTCATCTTTAGATGGGGGAGGAATAAGCCATAATATTCCTTTCAGTAAGTCGGTTCAAGTAAAAAGTAGTATTGAAAAATGGAGATATGTTGATAGATTAGTAGGTTATTATGAGGAAAGAGGAGTTCATATTAATAGAGAAATATATTCTCCACTTACAGCCACTTTAATTCCACCTTCTATATCTAATTCAATACAAATATTAGAAACTTTACTTGCTGTTGAGCAAGGAGTAAAGAATATAAGCATAGGAGTTGCTCAATATGGAAATATTATTCAAGATATAGCTAGTTTACAAGCACTTAGAGAACAAGTAGCGGAGTATTTAGAAAAATTTTCCTTTAAAGATATAGAAATTAATACTATTTTTAATCAATGGATAGGAGGCTTTCCAAACGATGAAATGAAATCATATTCGTTGATTTCTTATGGAGCTACAGTTGGAGCTTTTTCAAAAGCAGATAGAATATTTGTAAAAAATCCAGAAGAATATAATAAAAATTCTCTATCAAATACCATGATAAATTCTTTGTTCTTAACAAGAGCTATTTTGGAAATTGAAGAATGTCAGGATATAAAATTTAATGAAGAAATACTTTTTGAAAAGGAATTAATAAAAAAAGAAACAAAGAGTATAATTGAAAAAATATTTTCATTATCTGAAAATTCATCATTGGAAGATGGAATTTCAAGAGCGTTTGAGGAGGGGATAATAGATATTCCTTTTGCTCCATCAAAATATAATTTGGGGAAAGTTATGCCAGCTAGAGATTTAGAGGGTATGATAAGATATCTTGATATAGGAAATTTACCCTTTGATAATGAAATAAAAAATATTCACTTAGAAAAATTAAAAGCAAGAGCAGAAAAAGAAAAGAGAGAACTTGATTTTCAGATGACAATAGAAGATATATTTGCTTCTAGTGAGGGGAAATTGTTGAAAAATAAGTAA
- a CDS encoding branched-chain amino acid transaminase: MINTKKVWMNGKLVNHDEANIHVLSHVVHYGSSFFEGIRLYKTENGPAIFRLKEHVKRLFDSAKIYRTEIPYTHEEVEQAIIDTVKANNLEQGYIRPIAYRGYFELGVNPTRCPVDLAIAAWSWGAYLGEEALEKGIKVQVSSWRRPALNTLPSLAKAGGNYLSSQLIKMEALANGFEEGIALDYLGNISEGSGENLFVVINNQLITPNLSSSALGGITKDTVITLAKELGYEVIEKSIPRELLYTCDELFLTGTAAEITPVYSVDHINVGNGAKTVTKAIQKEFFKLVQGTHELSKKYLTYVK, translated from the coding sequence ATGATTAATACAAAGAAAGTTTGGATGAATGGTAAATTAGTAAATCACGATGAAGCAAACATACATGTGCTATCTCATGTTGTTCATTATGGGAGCTCATTTTTTGAAGGTATAAGACTTTATAAAACTGAAAATGGTCCAGCTATTTTTAGATTAAAGGAACATGTTAAAAGATTGTTCGATTCTGCAAAAATTTATAGAACAGAAATTCCTTATACACATGAAGAAGTTGAACAAGCTATTATTGATACTGTAAAAGCTAATAATTTGGAACAAGGTTATATAAGACCTATTGCTTATCGTGGATATTTTGAGCTTGGAGTTAACCCTACTAGATGTCCTGTTGACCTTGCTATTGCTGCATGGAGTTGGGGTGCATATCTAGGAGAAGAAGCTCTTGAAAAAGGTATAAAAGTTCAAGTATCTTCTTGGAGAAGACCTGCTCTTAATACTTTACCATCTTTAGCTAAAGCTGGTGGAAACTACTTAAGTTCTCAACTTATAAAAATGGAAGCCCTTGCTAATGGTTTTGAAGAAGGAATTGCTTTAGATTATTTAGGAAATATCAGTGAAGGTAGTGGTGAAAATCTTTTTGTTGTTATCAATAATCAATTAATAACTCCAAACCTTTCTTCATCTGCTTTAGGTGGAATTACAAAAGATACTGTAATTACTCTTGCTAAAGAACTTGGATATGAAGTTATTGAAAAATCTATACCTAGAGAACTTCTTTATACTTGTGATGAATTATTTTTAACAGGTACAGCTGCAGAAATTACACCTGTTTATTCTGTTGACCATATAAATGTTGGAAATGGAGCAAAAACTGTTACTAAAGCTATACAAAAAGAATTTTTCAAGTTAGTTCAAGGAACTCATGAATTATCTAAAAAATATTTAACTTATGTAAAATAA
- a CDS encoding NAD-dependent protein deacylase, giving the protein MDKKIEEFVEIIKKSRHLVFFTGAGASTDSGLKSFRGKDGLYSTLYKGKYRPEEILSSNFFYSNRNIFMEYIENELNINGIKPNKGHLALAELEKKGILKAVITQNIDDLHQMAGNKNVLELHGSLKRWYCLSCNKKDSHNFSCNCGGIVRPEVTLYGENLDEIVVEKAIKEIEKADTLVIAGTSLTVYPAAYYINYFHGDNLIIINNEETQYDNRAKIAFRENFATVMNEVLKIIKNH; this is encoded by the coding sequence GTGGACAAAAAAATAGAAGAATTTGTAGAAATAATAAAAAAATCAAGACATTTAGTATTTTTTACAGGGGCAGGTGCTTCAACTGACAGTGGATTAAAAAGTTTTAGAGGAAAAGATGGCTTATATAGCACTTTGTATAAAGGAAAGTATAGACCTGAAGAAATATTGAGTTCAAATTTCTTTTATTCAAATAGAAATATTTTTATGGAATATATTGAAAATGAATTAAATATTAATGGAATAAAACCTAATAAAGGTCATTTAGCTTTAGCAGAATTAGAAAAAAAGGGTATATTAAAGGCTGTAATAACTCAAAATATAGATGATTTACACCAAATGGCTGGAAATAAAAATGTATTAGAATTACATGGTAGTTTAAAAAGATGGTATTGTTTATCTTGTAATAAAAAAGATAGTCATAATTTTTCTTGTAATTGTGGAGGAATAGTTAGACCAGAAGTGACTTTATATGGTGAAAATTTAGATGAGATAGTTGTTGAAAAGGCAATAAAAGAAATTGAAAAAGCAGATACTTTGGTTATAGCAGGAACTAGCTTAACAGTTTATCCGGCAGCATACTACATTAATTATTTTCATGGGGATAATTTGATAATTATTAATAATGAAGAAACTCAATATGATAACAGAGCTAAAATTGCTTTT